The Opitutaceae bacterium genome has a window encoding:
- a CDS encoding Smr/MutS family protein, which yields MSDEPIELPINGVLDLHTFRPSDLATLIPDYLEACRERGILSVRIIHGKGTGTLRETVHALLRRQAGVAGFRLGDETSGSWGATIVTLKPGAR from the coding sequence ATGAGTGACGAGCCGATTGAGCTTCCGATCAATGGGGTTCTCGATCTGCACACCTTTCGACCCTCCGATCTCGCCACTCTCATTCCGGACTATCTGGAGGCCTGCCGGGAACGCGGGATCCTCTCCGTCCGAATCATCCACGGCAAGGGCACCGGAACCCTCCGGGAGACCGTTCATGCCCTGCTTCGTCGCCAGGCCGGGGTGGCCGGATTCCGCCTCGGCGATGAAACATCGGGGAGTTGGGGCGCCACTATTGTGACCCTGAAACCAGGGGCGCGCTGA
- a CDS encoding response regulator, translated as MNILIAEDETVSRRLLEKFLTEIGHQVESVTNGTEAWARFQLKNPPVVISDWRMPDMDGLELCRKIRSADSEDYTYFVLLSGVSRNKDNFLQAARAGVDDFLTKPINHDEIWMRLRVAERILSYTRQIQQLESILPICAYCKKIRDDGDYWEQLETYMTEHKGMDFSHSICPECYETHVVPEIAALKQDRP; from the coding sequence ATGAACATATTGATTGCCGAGGACGAGACGGTATCGCGCCGACTCCTTGAGAAATTCCTGACCGAGATTGGGCACCAGGTCGAGTCGGTGACCAATGGGACCGAAGCCTGGGCGCGTTTTCAGCTGAAGAACCCTCCGGTGGTGATCAGTGACTGGCGCATGCCTGACATGGACGGCCTAGAACTCTGCCGGAAGATCCGATCGGCCGATTCCGAAGACTACACCTATTTCGTCCTCCTGTCCGGGGTCAGCCGGAACAAGGACAATTTCCTGCAGGCCGCCCGCGCCGGGGTGGACGATTTCCTGACCAAGCCGATCAATCACGACGAGATCTGGATGCGCCTCCGCGTAGCCGAACGCATCCTCTCCTACACCCGGCAGATCCAGCAATTGGAGAGCATCCTGCCGATTTGTGCCTACTGCAAAAAGATCAGGGACGACGGTGATTACTGGGAGCAGCTGGAGACCTACATGACGGAGCACAAGGGGATGGATTTTTCCCACTCCATCTGCCCGGAATGCTACGAGACGCATGTGGTTCCGGAGATCGCCGCCCTGAAACAGGACCGGCCCTGA
- a CDS encoding peroxiredoxin, with protein MKTILALLMIGTITNAIFGSGDPLEIGATAPDVTALNQDGIPVSLGALYSEGMVLVYFYPKADTPGCTKQACSLRDDFEALSDKGVTVVGVSTDTPEAQKKFQEKYRLPFVLMADTNQKIVGAFGVPTRMGTAARQAFLIQNGKVVWRDLSASTAEQAADVLAALKTLGS; from the coding sequence ATGAAAACCATACTTGCCCTGCTTATGATCGGAACCATCACCAACGCAATCTTCGGAAGCGGCGACCCGCTCGAAATCGGGGCAACCGCCCCCGACGTCACCGCTCTCAACCAGGACGGAATTCCAGTCTCACTCGGCGCTCTCTACAGTGAAGGAATGGTTCTGGTTTATTTCTACCCCAAGGCGGACACTCCCGGCTGTACCAAGCAGGCCTGCAGTCTGCGCGATGATTTCGAAGCCCTCAGCGACAAGGGTGTCACCGTGGTCGGAGTAAGCACCGACACACCGGAAGCACAGAAGAAGTTTCAGGAAAAGTACCGTCTTCCGTTCGTCCTGATGGCTGACACCAATCAGAAGATCGTCGGGGCGTTCGGCGTCCCGACCCGGATGGGAACCGCCGCACGGCAGGCCTTCCTTATCCAGAACGGCAAAGTCGTATGGCGCGATCTCAGCGCCTCAACCGCCGAACAGGCGGCCGACGTCCTCGCCGCCCTGAAGACGCTGGGGTCGTAA